A stretch of Clostridium formicaceticum DNA encodes these proteins:
- the yajC gene encoding preprotein translocase subunit YajC, with product MQNLGGLIIPLGFLAIFYFLVIRPQQKRESKTREMRNNLKVGDEIVTIGGIYGTILKIKDDTLTIEIGADKTKLTIARWAIGSVTNEIKSK from the coding sequence ATGCAAAATTTAGGTGGTTTAATTATACCTTTAGGATTCCTAGCTATTTTTTACTTTTTGGTAATTCGACCTCAACAAAAGAGGGAGTCGAAAACCAGAGAAATGAGAAATAATCTTAAAGTAGGGGATGAGATTGTAACCATCGGTGGAATATATGGTACAATTTTAAAGATTAAAGATGATACCCTTACCATTGAAATAGGCGCTGACAAAACAAAGCTTACTATTGCAAGGTGGGCTATTGGTAGTGTTACCAATGAAATTAAATCTAAGTAG
- the ruvC gene encoding crossover junction endodeoxyribonuclease RuvC, whose protein sequence is MIILGIDPGIAIMGYGVINYTGNRFQVMDYGAITTSSKISTAERLKKIYEELNIIIIKYHPEAVVIEELFFNTNAKTVLLVGQARGVAVLAAANNNKPVYEYTPLQVKQGVVGYGRAEKHQVQQMIKTILNLEKVPKPDDVADALAVAVCHAHSGNFKDLFKLK, encoded by the coding sequence ATGATCATATTAGGAATTGACCCAGGTATCGCTATTATGGGTTATGGTGTTATTAACTATACAGGTAACAGATTTCAGGTAATGGATTATGGTGCCATCACCACCTCTAGCAAAATCTCTACTGCGGAGCGTTTAAAAAAAATATACGAAGAATTAAACATTATCATAATAAAGTATCATCCAGAAGCGGTGGTTATAGAAGAACTTTTTTTTAATACAAATGCTAAAACAGTGTTATTAGTAGGTCAAGCCAGAGGTGTAGCAGTATTAGCTGCTGCTAATAATAATAAGCCGGTTTATGAATATACCCCTTTACAGGTAAAGCAGGGGGTAGTAGGCTATGGAAGAGCAGAAAAACATCAAGTTCAGCAGATGATTAAGACCATATTAAATCTTGAGAAGGTTCCAAAACCAGATGATGTTGCAGATGCCTTAGCTGTGGCGGTTTGTCATGCTCACTCGGGAAATTTTAAAGATTTATTTAAGTTAAAATAA
- a CDS encoding DUF2905 domain-containing protein, which produces MEGLGRTLILLGIVIFLAGGLLTIGGRLGLGRLPGDIFFQKGNFSFYFPLVTSIILSVFLTLILNLFRR; this is translated from the coding sequence ATGGAAGGCTTAGGTAGAACTTTGATCCTTTTAGGTATAGTGATCTTCTTAGCAGGAGGTTTGTTAACAATCGGGGGAAGGCTTGGATTAGGTAGATTGCCAGGAGATATCTTCTTTCAAAAAGGAAACTTCTCCTTCTATTTTCCATTAGTAACAAGCATTATTTTAAGTGTTTTTTTAACGCTGATTCTTAATCTTTTTAGAAGATAG
- the queA gene encoding tRNA preQ1(34) S-adenosylmethionine ribosyltransferase-isomerase QueA: MKTKDFYFDLPEELIAQKPLEKRDQSRLLVLDKKTGEMEHTYFYNILNYLKAGDCLVVNDTRVLPARLIGEKEGTGGKVEFLLLKRKELDTWETLVKPGKKAKLGSRFVFGDGLLQAEVIDIVEEGNRVIKFHYTGVFEEILDQLGKMPLPPYITETLEDNERYQTVYSKNQGSAAAPTAGLHFTEELLEKIKEKGVKIVYITLHVGLGTFRPVKVEDIESHKMHSEYYTISKEAADSINATKAQGGQVIAVGTTSCRTLESAAIEASKIKEGSGWTDIFIYPGYEFKIVDHLITNFHLPESTLIMLVSALSQKDIIMKAYETAVKERYRFFSFGDAMFIK, translated from the coding sequence ATGAAGACAAAAGATTTTTACTTTGATTTACCTGAAGAACTTATTGCACAAAAACCATTAGAAAAGAGAGACCAATCTCGATTGCTGGTTTTAGATAAAAAAACTGGAGAGATGGAACATACTTATTTTTATAATATCTTAAACTATTTAAAGGCGGGAGACTGCTTGGTAGTAAATGATACAAGAGTACTGCCTGCCAGATTGATTGGAGAAAAGGAAGGTACTGGAGGAAAAGTAGAATTTCTACTATTAAAAAGAAAAGAACTGGATACATGGGAGACATTAGTTAAGCCTGGTAAGAAAGCTAAGCTAGGTAGCCGGTTTGTTTTTGGTGATGGTTTATTGCAAGCAGAGGTGATAGATATCGTTGAAGAAGGAAATCGCGTGATTAAATTTCACTACACCGGAGTTTTTGAAGAAATCTTGGATCAATTAGGCAAAATGCCTTTACCTCCTTATATCACAGAAACGCTAGAGGATAATGAACGATATCAGACAGTATATTCCAAAAATCAGGGTTCGGCAGCAGCGCCAACCGCTGGCCTTCATTTTACAGAAGAATTATTAGAGAAAATCAAGGAAAAAGGTGTAAAAATAGTATATATTACACTGCACGTAGGACTAGGGACCTTCAGACCTGTAAAGGTAGAGGACATAGAAAGCCACAAGATGCATTCAGAGTATTATACCATCAGCAAAGAGGCAGCAGATAGCATCAATGCAACGAAGGCGCAAGGAGGGCAAGTAATAGCAGTAGGTACTACTAGCTGTAGAACGCTGGAATCTGCTGCAATAGAGGCCTCAAAAATAAAAGAAGGTAGTGGATGGACAGATATTTTTATTTATCCAGGATATGAATTTAAAATTGTAGATCATTTGATTACAAATTTTCATTTACCCGAATCCACATTAATTATGTTGGTTAGTGCTTTATCACAAAAAGATATCATTATGAAGGCATATGAAACAGCTGTCAAAGAAAGATATCGTTTTTTTAGCTTTGGAGACGCAATGTTTATTAAGTAG
- a CDS encoding SpoIID/LytB domain-containing protein: MKKTGFITMLFLIIIMIMHSGQTAFAFDKAQIPMYIEIGLFFENSAKSTVNLKANDGFEIGKFQQNNFVRLLDFLDKKEVILRKDTHYIGAGGSYVEYTGAINTSMNTSNLQGPYHVQVADTFSSSNEALSFMQSLSTGMDQPYLVYENGWKVFVGLYVHQEEAQLKGEEISNVNSYQTKVIPPSATRVQVLDLAGRPLFMFDSRENIYFRGFEDKGNVSLISVEGKNYRGAIGAKRLSASDMSIVNKLLLEEYLYGVVPREMPALWSLEALKAQAVVTRGYAVSNIGRFTNLGFDLCNTTRSQVYGGYDAEHANSNRAVNETSSKVITYNGNVISAFYHSNSGGRTENSENVWSNPLPYIKGVKDDFSLDAPNSTWKEVFTKGQIKSLLEKNNIFVGDVTDIQATSVSENGRILELTIYGTNGKEVLVKERSRNLFGLKSTWFTVNPIGNTIGNTTSNSNVTIQGDPEILHATELQNQSILSANGVTKITNPSNIKIFDGKNYREIAFSSAVTAESFEFVGKGFGHGLGMSQYGAKKMAEEGYNYMQILAHYYTGIKVE; this comes from the coding sequence ATGAAAAAAACTGGCTTTATCACGATGCTATTTTTAATCATAATAATGATAATGCATAGTGGACAGACAGCCTTTGCTTTTGATAAGGCACAAATTCCTATGTATATAGAAATCGGGCTTTTTTTCGAGAATTCTGCTAAGTCTACGGTGAACTTAAAGGCTAATGATGGATTTGAGATAGGAAAATTTCAGCAAAATAATTTTGTAAGATTATTAGATTTTTTGGATAAAAAAGAAGTGATTTTAAGAAAAGATACTCATTATATCGGTGCTGGAGGAAGTTATGTTGAGTATACAGGAGCGATTAATACTTCGATGAATACCTCTAATCTTCAAGGCCCTTATCATGTACAGGTTGCTGATACTTTTAGTAGCAGTAATGAAGCTTTAAGTTTTATGCAATCTTTAAGTACAGGTATGGATCAACCTTACTTGGTATATGAAAATGGCTGGAAGGTATTTGTTGGGCTGTATGTGCATCAGGAAGAAGCTCAGTTAAAAGGAGAAGAAATAAGCAATGTAAACAGCTATCAGACGAAGGTAATCCCTCCATCCGCGACAAGGGTGCAGGTTTTAGATTTAGCGGGAAGACCACTGTTTATGTTTGATAGTAGGGAAAATATTTATTTTCGAGGTTTTGAAGATAAAGGAAATGTTTCTTTAATAAGCGTAGAGGGAAAAAACTATAGAGGAGCTATTGGGGCGAAAAGACTAAGTGCTAGTGATATGTCTATTGTCAATAAACTATTGTTAGAAGAATATTTATATGGGGTAGTGCCAAGAGAAATGCCAGCACTGTGGTCGCTAGAAGCCTTAAAGGCACAGGCGGTGGTGACTAGGGGTTATGCTGTATCTAATATCGGCAGATTTACAAACTTAGGCTTTGATCTGTGCAATACCACCAGATCACAGGTATATGGCGGCTATGACGCTGAGCATGCCAACAGTAATCGTGCTGTCAATGAAACAAGTTCTAAGGTAATTACCTACAATGGAAATGTCATCAGCGCCTTTTATCACTCCAACAGTGGTGGGCGTACAGAAAACAGCGAAAATGTTTGGTCTAATCCCCTCCCTTATATCAAAGGTGTAAAGGATGATTTTTCATTAGATGCTCCTAATTCTACTTGGAAAGAAGTGTTTACTAAAGGCCAGATAAAAAGTCTATTAGAGAAAAACAATATTTTTGTAGGAGATGTTACAGATATTCAAGCTACCTCTGTTTCAGAAAACGGCAGAATTTTAGAACTAACGATTTATGGTACAAATGGAAAAGAGGTGTTGGTAAAAGAAAGGAGCAGAAACTTATTCGGCTTGAAAAGCACATGGTTTACAGTGAATCCTATAGGCAATACTATAGGTAACACTACAAGCAACAGCAATGTTACAATACAAGGAGACCCTGAAATCCTTCATGCTACAGAGCTACAAAATCAATCTATCCTTTCAGCCAACGGTGTAACGAAAATTACCAATCCTTCTAATATAAAAATCTTTGATGGTAAAAACTATAGAGAGATAGCGTTCTCTTCTGCTGTAACAGCCGAGTCCTTTGAATTTGTTGGTAAAGGATTTGGACATGGCTTAGGTATGAGTCAATATGGAGCGAAAAAAATGGCAGAAGAAGGTTACAATTATATGCAAATACTAGCCCATTACTATACAGGCATAAAGGTGGAATAA
- the tgt gene encoding tRNA guanosine(34) transglycosylase Tgt, with product MALTYELIKECKQSGARLGKIHTKRGTIETPIFMPVGTQATVKTMAPEELKEIKSQIILSNTYHLYLRPGHELVKKAGGLHKFMNWDKPILTDSGGFQVFSLGDLRKISEEGVEFRSHLDGSKHFISPEKAVEIQNALGSDIMMVFDECAPYPADRDYVKKSLERTTRWAKRCKEAHKNIEDQNLFGIIQGGMYADLRKQSAQELLELDFPGYAVGGLSVGEPKPLMYEVLEHTTPLMPKNKPRYLMGVGSPDCLIEGAIRGIDMFDCVLPTRIARNGTAMTSRGKVVIKNAKYTEDFEGLDPECSCYTCRNYSKAYLRHLFKANEVLGLRLLSYHNLYFLLKLMEEIREAIKEDRLLDYRKSFFQKYGYEV from the coding sequence ATGGCTTTAACATATGAACTTATTAAAGAATGCAAACAAAGTGGTGCGAGGTTAGGGAAAATACATACTAAAAGAGGAACCATTGAGACACCTATTTTTATGCCTGTAGGCACTCAAGCTACTGTAAAAACCATGGCTCCAGAAGAATTAAAGGAGATAAAATCCCAAATTATTTTAAGTAACACCTACCACTTATACCTGAGACCTGGACATGAACTTGTAAAAAAAGCTGGAGGGCTGCATAAGTTTATGAACTGGGATAAGCCGATCTTGACAGATAGTGGTGGGTTTCAAGTGTTTAGTTTAGGGGATCTTAGAAAAATATCAGAGGAAGGCGTGGAATTTCGATCCCATTTGGATGGTTCAAAGCATTTTATTAGTCCAGAAAAGGCGGTGGAGATTCAAAATGCTCTAGGCTCTGATATTATGATGGTGTTTGACGAGTGTGCGCCTTATCCTGCTGATAGAGATTATGTAAAAAAATCTCTAGAACGTACAACAAGGTGGGCAAAAAGGTGTAAAGAGGCGCATAAAAACATTGAGGATCAAAACCTTTTTGGCATTATCCAAGGGGGCATGTATGCTGATCTAAGAAAACAAAGTGCTCAGGAGCTATTGGAACTTGATTTCCCAGGTTATGCAGTAGGTGGTTTAAGTGTTGGAGAGCCGAAACCATTAATGTATGAAGTGCTGGAACATACTACACCCCTTATGCCAAAAAACAAACCTAGATACTTAATGGGGGTGGGAAGTCCTGATTGTTTAATAGAAGGGGCAATTCGAGGTATTGATATGTTTGACTGTGTACTGCCCACTAGAATTGCTAGGAATGGTACAGCTATGACCAGTCGCGGTAAAGTAGTTATAAAAAATGCTAAATATACCGAAGACTTTGAAGGGTTAGATCCAGAATGTAGCTGTTATACCTGTAGAAATTATTCAAAAGCATACTTAAGACATTTGTTTAAAGCGAATGAAGTGCTAGGGCTCCGATTATTAAGTTATCATAACTTGTATTTTTTACTTAAATTAATGGAAGAGATACGGGAAGCTATTAAAGAAGACCGACTGCTAGATTATAGAAAAAGCTTTTTTCAAAAATATGGTTATGAGGTATAA
- a CDS encoding TIGR04086 family membrane protein: MKSGITGGFNIWIYGKGLVRGYIISLALFLLGAILITYTGLGENIIPVLTSVIMIVSIAYAAIYVAIHIKQKGWLHGGLIGILYIFILILLSKAFVTGYIVDRIAYFRIFISMVAGVIGGMIGINMK; the protein is encoded by the coding sequence ATGAAAAGCGGTATCACGGGAGGCTTTAATATATGGATCTATGGGAAAGGACTAGTGAGAGGATATATTATATCGCTGGCACTGTTTTTATTAGGTGCTATATTGATTACATATACAGGATTAGGTGAAAACATTATTCCCGTATTAACATCTGTGATTATGATTGTAAGTATAGCCTATGCTGCTATTTATGTAGCAATACACATTAAGCAAAAAGGTTGGCTGCATGGTGGACTAATCGGTATTTTATATATTTTTATACTTATTCTGCTAAGCAAAGCTTTTGTTACAGGTTATATTGTGGATCGTATTGCTTATTTTAGAATATTTATTAGTATGGTGGCTGGTGTGATTGGTGGGATGATAGGAATTAATATGAAATAA